A genome region from Apus apus isolate bApuApu2 chromosome 2, bApuApu2.pri.cur, whole genome shotgun sequence includes the following:
- the HOXA13 gene encoding homeobox protein Hox-A13, which translates to MTASVLLHPRWIEPVMFLYDNSLDEINKNMDGFHAGSNFAAAAAAANPCRNLMAHPAPLAAPSAAAYTSSEAPSAGMAEPAVKQCSPCSAAVQSSSGAALPYGYFGSGYYPCRMTHHNAIKSCAQPASTFADKYMDTSVSGEEFTSRAKEFAFYQGYAAGPYQPVPGYLDMPVVPAIGGPGEPRHDPLLPMDSYQPWAITNGWNGQVYCPKEQSQPPHLWKSTLSDVVSHPSDANSYRRGRKKRVPYTKVQLKELEREYATNKFITKDKRRRISATTNLSERQVTIWFQNRRVKEKKVINKLKTTS; encoded by the exons ATGACAGCCTCCGTGCTCCTCCACCCCCGCTGGATCGAGCCCGTCATGTTCCTCTACGACAACAGCCTGGATGAGATCAATAAGAACATGGACGGGTTTCACGCCGGCAGCAACTtcgcggcggcggcggcggcggccaaCCCCTGCCGCAACCTGATGGCTCACCCCGCGCCCCTGGCCGCCCCCAGCGCTGCCGCCTACACCTCCAGCGAGGCCCCGTCCGCCGGCATGGCCGAGCCCGCTGTCAAGCAGTGCAGCCCCTGCTCGGCCGCCGTGCAGAGCTCCTCCGGCGCCGCGCTGCCCTACGGCTATTTCGGCAGCGGCTACTACCCCTGCCGCATGACCCACCACAACGCCATCAAGTCCTGCGCCCAGCCCGCCTCCACCTTCGCCGACAAGTACATGGACACCTCGGTCTCCGGCGAGGAGTTCACATCGCGGGCCAAGGAGTTCGCCTTCTACCAGGGCTACGCCGCTGGGCCCTACCAGCCGGTGCCCGGCTATCTGGATATGCCCGTGGTGCCCGCCATCGGCGGCCCCGGCGAGCCGCGCCACgaccccctgctccccatggACAGCTACCAGCCTTGGGCCATCACCAATGGGTGGAATGGGCAAGTGTACTGCCCCAAGGAGCAGAGCCAGCCGCCTCACCTCTGGAAATCTACCCTCTCGG acgTCGTTTCTCATCCCTCCGATGCGAACTCGTACAGAcgtgggagaaagaaaagagtcCCTTACACAAAGGTCCAGTTAAAAGAACTCGAAAGGGAATATGCTACAAATAAATTCATAACCAAAGACAAAAGGAGGAGGATATCGGCGACTACAAATCTGTCAGAGAGACAGGTCACAATCTGGTTCCAAAACAGAAGggtcaaagagaaaaaagtgatCAACAAATTGAAGACTACCAgttaa